Proteins from a genomic interval of Desulfurobacterium sp. TC5-1:
- a CDS encoding glycosyltransferase family 2 protein codes for MISACVIAKNEEKNLPRLLKSLKGKFEEIILVDTGSTDRTIEIARSFGCKVYQINWTGFADARNFAVSKAKGEWIWHFDADFEIDEEEFIKAKRQLLLLDEKYNSADVIIENYNIDGTIRSYSSHCFIHRNKPEIKWKGKVHEYLENAALTFGLNVKVKHFGYEDDAVLRKKAFRNIELLEAEIEEIEKKEGANSPEYAYKHFYLAQSYTVLGFSDPKYFKKAIETAEKYFSLRGNLSETNIFDVHIYTYIVEALIKINRYGEAKKYLKEALLLKPRYVDFLFLKACLEELTENLSAAFKGYCDFLFEVDSFIKDNPFKKVDGLTFLSDKAVHAYHVASEKIPELFCKLDYALTEREHLEKLWQKEKGLYTGIALARVLKLVGENEGKILKKLYRVYNSNYLVHFEMGNFYLAKGQPDKAVKYFSRTLELNQNFVVAKAFLGYARMAAGSSDTKTLIEAVSSLKDYFERTKNISVLPLLKRCLQLLKDIKTKK; via the coding sequence ATGATATCTGCGTGTGTGATAGCCAAGAATGAAGAGAAAAATTTGCCACGCCTCTTGAAAAGCTTAAAAGGAAAGTTTGAAGAAATAATTCTCGTTGACACAGGTTCTACTGACAGAACAATAGAAATTGCAAGGTCCTTCGGCTGTAAAGTGTATCAGATAAACTGGACTGGATTTGCTGATGCAAGAAATTTTGCAGTATCAAAAGCTAAAGGTGAATGGATATGGCATTTTGATGCCGATTTTGAGATAGATGAAGAAGAATTCATAAAAGCAAAAAGGCAGCTTCTTCTGTTGGACGAAAAATATAACTCTGCAGATGTAATTATTGAGAATTACAATATAGACGGGACAATTCGTTCCTATTCTTCTCACTGTTTTATTCACAGAAACAAGCCTGAAATAAAATGGAAAGGAAAGGTTCACGAGTATCTCGAAAATGCAGCATTAACATTTGGTCTCAATGTTAAGGTAAAGCATTTTGGTTATGAAGATGATGCTGTGCTGCGAAAAAAAGCTTTTCGAAATATAGAACTTCTGGAAGCAGAAATTGAGGAAATAGAAAAAAAAGAGGGGGCAAATTCGCCAGAATATGCTTACAAGCATTTTTACCTTGCTCAGTCTTACACTGTTCTTGGTTTTTCCGATCCGAAATATTTTAAAAAAGCTATAGAAACTGCAGAGAAATACTTTTCTCTCAGAGGAAATCTCAGTGAAACCAACATTTTTGATGTTCACATTTACACCTACATAGTGGAAGCTCTTATAAAGATAAACAGATATGGTGAAGCAAAAAAATACCTCAAAGAAGCGCTGTTGTTAAAACCCAGATATGTTGATTTTCTCTTTTTAAAGGCCTGTCTTGAAGAGCTAACGGAAAACCTTTCTGCCGCTTTTAAAGGATACTGCGACTTTCTTTTTGAAGTTGATAGTTTTATAAAGGATAATCCATTCAAAAAGGTAGATGGATTAACATTTCTCTCTGACAAAGCTGTGCATGCCTATCATGTTGCCTCTGAAAAGATACCCGAACTTTTCTGTAAATTAGATTATGCTTTAACCGAAAGAGAACACCTTGAGAAGCTGTGGCAAAAAGAAAAGGGCCTTTACACTGGAATAGCACTTGCAAGGGTTTTAAAATTAGTCGGAGAAAATGAAGGAAAGATATTGAAGAAACTTTACAGGGTTTACAATAGTAACTACCTCGTCCATTTTGAAATGGGAAACTTTTATCTTGCTAAAGGACAACCTGACAAAGCTGTAAAATACTTTTCAAGGACTTTGGAGTTAAATCAGAATTTTGTGGTTGCCAAAGCCTTCCTCGGCTATGCCAGGATGGCTGCTGGCAGTTCAGATACAAAAACATTGATAGAGGCTGTTTCCTCTCTAAAAGACTACTTTGAGAGAACGAAAAATATCTCTGTTCTACCTCTTCTAAAACGGTGTCTCCAGCTTCTTAAAGATATAAAAACAAAAAAGTGA
- the fliD gene encoding flagellar filament capping protein FliD, translated as MAGELYLSNLVGGFDYQQILDQMYSIKSVQIQYYQQRESELQNKKSALSSFDSLLEKFQDVANDLFDDSIFEQKSVSVSNESAVNVTITDPTAVDASSFDLSVVQTAKKDVWLSQAGVSDETAAVATTAGTLQISYGGDVVATIDYDADTSTDTPSTIQEIANAINAAQDKVKATVFFDGTNYRLLLSGADTGANNTISITETGGGDLLDVLQLGDAYVNSHVQTAQDAIIEIYGTQVSSSTNDFTSVIPGMTITVETPTSSPVTVTIDHDYSQVKDNLQKLVEAYNSIVDFVKEYTGKDGALSGDFTLQDIRSTLFDKLDPLFQLGIFEVDKDTGHLSIDTSKVDEILSTNPGSLEDALTKDLKDNLYDYLIYITGVDSPISTEQQSYDNQINYIEDQIELTNKRISEEIESMKKQLVQLQLYMAKMQEVQARITQTFGTPSIIPGTSVNTTTGA; from the coding sequence ATGGCAGGAGAACTTTATTTAAGCAACCTTGTAGGTGGATTTGATTACCAGCAGATTCTGGATCAGATGTACTCTATTAAAAGCGTTCAGATTCAATATTATCAACAAAGGGAGTCAGAGCTTCAAAATAAAAAATCTGCCCTCTCAAGTTTTGATTCTTTACTTGAAAAGTTTCAGGATGTTGCAAATGATCTTTTTGATGATTCCATCTTTGAGCAGAAGTCTGTTTCCGTGTCTAACGAATCCGCGGTGAATGTTACTATTACAGATCCAACAGCAGTGGATGCATCTTCTTTTGACCTTTCTGTTGTTCAAACTGCGAAGAAAGATGTATGGCTTTCCCAGGCCGGTGTTTCCGATGAAACGGCAGCTGTGGCAACAACGGCAGGGACACTCCAGATTTCTTATGGCGGAGATGTGGTGGCAACGATAGATTACGATGCCGATACTTCAACTGATACGCCTTCCACCATTCAGGAAATTGCAAACGCAATAAATGCTGCTCAGGATAAGGTTAAAGCAACGGTATTTTTTGATGGAACAAATTACAGGCTTCTGCTTTCCGGAGCTGATACAGGTGCCAATAATACCATTTCAATAACTGAAACAGGTGGAGGTGATTTACTTGATGTTCTGCAGCTGGGAGATGCCTACGTTAATAGCCATGTGCAAACAGCTCAGGATGCAATTATAGAAATTTACGGTACACAGGTTTCGAGTTCAACGAATGATTTTACCAGTGTGATTCCTGGAATGACGATTACTGTAGAAACGCCTACAAGCTCACCTGTTACAGTTACAATTGACCATGATTATAGTCAGGTAAAGGACAATCTTCAAAAGCTTGTAGAAGCTTACAATTCCATAGTTGACTTTGTAAAAGAATACACCGGTAAAGATGGAGCGCTTTCAGGAGATTTTACACTTCAGGACATCCGTTCAACACTTTTTGACAAACTCGATCCCCTGTTTCAGCTTGGTATTTTTGAAGTGGATAAAGATACAGGCCATCTTTCTATAGACACTTCTAAAGTTGACGAGATTCTTTCGACAAATCCTGGGAGTCTCGAGGATGCTCTTACTAAAGACTTGAAAGATAACCTTTACGATTATCTCATCTATATTACGGGTGTAGATAGCCCTATTTCTACAGAACAGCAGAGTTATGACAATCAGATAAACTACATAGAAGACCAGATAGAGCTTACAAATAAGCGTATTTCAGAAGAAATAGAAAGTATGAAGAAGCAACTTGTTCAGTTACAGCTTTATATGGCTAAGATGCAGGAAGTTCAGGCCAGGATAACACAGACATTTGGAACACCTTCTATTATTCCGGGAACTTCTGTTAATACAACTACAGGTGCATAA
- a CDS encoding flagellar protein FlaG, whose translation MDVKNVANIQATIQMNNPQNVGRNVRIGVQNQTRKAVQEEEKKKLSPQEMEKLLNDLKEKLSMLNTQLKIEIEKIGDGEEIPVIKVIDTKTKEVIRQIPPEYMIKIAKYIDEITGLLLREKA comes from the coding sequence ATGGACGTTAAGAATGTTGCTAATATTCAGGCTACTATTCAAATGAATAATCCCCAGAATGTGGGAAGAAATGTTCGTATCGGAGTTCAAAATCAAACCAGAAAGGCAGTGCAGGAAGAGGAAAAGAAAAAGCTTTCCCCACAGGAAATGGAGAAACTTTTAAATGACCTTAAAGAAAAGCTTTCCATGCTTAATACCCAGTTAAAAATAGAGATTGAAAAAATAGGTGATGGGGAAGAGATACCCGTTATAAAAGTGATAGACACCAAGACGAAAGAGGTTATAAGACAGATACCTCCAGAATACATGATAAAAATTGCAAAGTATATAGACGAAATTACCGGACTGCTGCTCCGTGAAAAGGCTTGA
- a CDS encoding glycosyltransferase yields MAKISVVIPTYNRPEFLKQAIESVVNQSRKPDELIILDDNPETVKNEKVVLPFVEKFSFINYVKNKKNLGVVNNYKKAFEIASGDYVKLLSDDDILHPDALLLMEKVLDENPDCTVAASSRIMVDESLRFKQLLSLQKSGKLDGKTLIVDSLKRGENIVGEFSALFFRKALVDIDFFRFKELNIRANADWYLWMYLASKGSVYYFDKPLVLFRYTEKNDQSKIDVFISGVKEKLQFLTNEDFHSHLGINFPLSCQVKAFARMSKDFKKISDMVVKNALYAKKFDSEWKDIKNRFFFWLNKIEKKILQKRSSVSVIIVTYNSEKYIYNCLKSLLNTLNAEDEIVVVDNNSEDKTVEIVNSIAKESPISIKLVSFQENLGYSRAVNEGIKLSSRDFLVFLNPDTLVTKGMFENLLSALEKENVGAAGPLSVNVTYTQHFSRYLPVLDYLMSGKEILDYREAIAAFLSNYFEGTLIDTKLLIGLCLAVRRDVVEKIGGLDENLFLGMDDFEFSWRLRENGYKLKIVPSAFVYHFGHASFRTIPEKKASKYQEDAVKNLWEKLIVHYGFGNVPCIDELWNINRAVFPVNFPQRKYNFMFNFSRKEKGENWFKRKGRFLIKNPEVAIVTVSYFSSEDMVPLFASVKKSSYPVKLIVVDNSENDAEFERLVKTAVSVFGKEQVRQCLPGKNAEGQVVVIKNSNTGFAGGVNLGVKSAMDRNIPFIWILNPDTVIAPNAVFELLKASIYTGVPVVTCEIRDMENPSRVQYNGYIVNLGGVKDRAYYVKKVRYLSGSNIFCKSEVFEKVGFLKEHYFLYFEDNDFFERLLQAGIHPIYIPYTFILHKGGTSTGRFLESPVSMYYFVRSMLYFYKELNRAFPFSNILSLYKSYSYDKQLLRSIIEAVYDFSKNITGKKEFSFLNPSVKSKSVHTDEFLKISINFTIDYLRNFLILKPRKSVKFIEFLSLVEKKELLYG; encoded by the coding sequence ATGGCTAAAATCAGTGTTGTAATTCCTACATATAACAGACCTGAGTTTTTAAAGCAGGCAATAGAAAGTGTAGTTAATCAAAGTCGAAAACCAGATGAGCTTATAATTTTAGACGATAACCCGGAAACTGTTAAAAACGAAAAGGTTGTTTTGCCGTTTGTTGAGAAATTTTCCTTTATTAACTATGTGAAAAATAAAAAAAATCTTGGTGTTGTAAATAATTATAAAAAAGCTTTTGAGATTGCTTCAGGTGATTATGTTAAGTTGCTATCTGACGATGATATTCTTCATCCTGATGCACTGCTTCTGATGGAAAAGGTGCTTGACGAGAATCCCGATTGCACAGTTGCGGCTTCTTCAAGGATTATGGTGGATGAATCACTTCGTTTTAAGCAGCTCCTTTCTCTTCAAAAGTCTGGAAAGTTAGATGGGAAAACTCTTATAGTTGATTCACTAAAGCGGGGAGAAAATATCGTCGGCGAATTTTCTGCCTTATTTTTCAGGAAAGCTCTTGTGGATATAGACTTTTTTAGATTTAAAGAACTTAACATAAGGGCCAATGCCGATTGGTATTTATGGATGTATCTTGCTTCAAAAGGTAGCGTTTATTATTTTGATAAACCCCTTGTTCTTTTTAGATATACTGAGAAAAATGACCAGAGCAAAATAGATGTATTTATTTCTGGTGTAAAAGAAAAGCTACAATTTTTGACAAATGAAGATTTTCATAGCCACTTGGGAATAAATTTTCCCCTTTCCTGTCAGGTAAAAGCTTTTGCCAGAATGTCTAAGGACTTTAAAAAAATTTCAGACATGGTAGTGAAAAATGCTCTGTATGCTAAAAAATTTGATAGTGAATGGAAAGATATAAAAAATAGATTTTTTTTCTGGCTTAATAAGATAGAAAAAAAGATACTTCAAAAACGTTCTTCAGTTTCTGTAATTATCGTTACTTATAATTCTGAAAAATACATTTATAACTGTCTTAAATCGCTCCTGAATACTTTAAATGCAGAAGATGAAATTGTTGTTGTAGATAACAATTCAGAAGACAAAACAGTAGAAATAGTAAACAGTATCGCTAAAGAATCTCCGATTTCCATTAAACTTGTATCTTTTCAGGAAAACCTGGGTTATTCAAGAGCAGTTAATGAGGGGATCAAACTATCAAGCAGGGATTTCCTTGTGTTTTTGAATCCTGATACCCTTGTAACAAAAGGTATGTTTGAAAATTTACTTTCTGCTCTGGAAAAGGAAAATGTAGGTGCAGCGGGACCGCTCAGTGTAAATGTTACATACACCCAGCATTTTTCAAGGTATTTACCAGTTCTGGACTACCTAATGTCAGGTAAAGAAATTCTTGATTACAGGGAAGCTATTGCAGCATTTTTAAGTAATTATTTCGAGGGTACTTTAATTGACACTAAACTTCTGATAGGTTTATGTCTTGCTGTCAGGAGAGATGTTGTTGAAAAAATCGGTGGTCTTGATGAAAATTTATTCTTGGGAATGGATGACTTTGAATTTTCCTGGCGCCTGAGAGAAAATGGATATAAGTTGAAAATTGTTCCTTCAGCATTTGTCTATCATTTCGGGCATGCATCGTTTAGAACTATACCTGAGAAAAAGGCCAGCAAATATCAGGAAGATGCCGTTAAAAATTTATGGGAAAAATTGATTGTCCACTATGGTTTTGGAAACGTTCCGTGTATAGATGAATTGTGGAACATAAATAGAGCTGTCTTCCCTGTAAATTTTCCTCAGAGGAAATATAACTTCATGTTTAACTTTTCCCGTAAAGAAAAAGGAGAAAATTGGTTTAAGAGAAAAGGCCGTTTTTTAATTAAAAATCCGGAAGTTGCAATTGTTACGGTTTCTTACTTTTCTTCGGAGGATATGGTTCCTCTCTTTGCTTCTGTTAAGAAATCTTCTTACCCTGTAAAGCTTATCGTTGTTGACAATTCAGAAAATGATGCTGAGTTTGAAAGGCTTGTTAAAACAGCCGTTTCTGTTTTTGGCAAAGAACAGGTCAGACAGTGTTTGCCCGGGAAAAATGCAGAAGGGCAGGTTGTTGTTATAAAAAACAGCAATACTGGTTTTGCAGGTGGGGTGAATTTAGGTGTAAAGTCTGCTATGGATAGAAATATTCCATTTATCTGGATTTTAAATCCGGATACGGTCATAGCACCTAATGCGGTGTTTGAACTTTTGAAAGCTTCTATATATACCGGTGTTCCGGTTGTTACATGTGAAATCAGGGATATGGAGAACCCTTCAAGAGTGCAGTATAATGGTTATATTGTTAATTTAGGTGGCGTAAAAGATAGAGCTTATTATGTGAAAAAGGTTAGATATTTAAGCGGTTCAAACATTTTCTGTAAAAGTGAAGTCTTTGAAAAGGTTGGATTTTTGAAAGAGCATTATTTCCTTTATTTTGAGGATAATGACTTTTTTGAAAGGCTTCTTCAAGCCGGGATTCATCCCATTTACATACCTTATACATTTATACTCCATAAAGGTGGTACTTCAACAGGGAGATTCCTCGAGAGTCCTGTTTCCATGTATTACTTTGTAAGAAGCATGCTTTATTTCTATAAAGAATTAAACAGGGCGTTCCCGTTTTCAAATATTTTAAGTTTGTATAAGTCATACTCTTATGATAAGCAGCTGTTGCGAAGTATTATAGAGGCAGTTTATGATTTCAGTAAGAACATTACGGGCAAGAAAGAGTTTTCATTTCTTAACCCTTCAGTGAAATCCAAGAGTGTTCATACGGATGAATTTTTGAAGATTTCTATAAATTTTACAATAGATTACCTGAGAAATTTTTTAATTTTGAAACCGAGAAAAAGTGTAAAGTTTATAGAGTTTTTATCTCTTGTTGAAAAGAAGGAGCTGCTTTATGGTTGA
- a CDS encoding glycosyltransferase family A protein yields the protein MNKQVDVLIISSDVVNQELIESLNENGDFISAVFVSGSEKEFYSNLDLDVNFLNLDSSNKGFLRNRLLEASKSRYVLYISESTSLDDDTLEELFSAFEERPDANIIYPNEVIFWRDEETVRNFDEYAGRELELLQSLAIENMLPEFGVIVDANFLKEKGGFDERFWDYEFYDFIYKHIKDIKLKWAEFAFVNSTLQSSFIDTSYRSLAVREVINIYDWKKEIFPLLGWDNNENVALATANTIIGDRIASYIDFLNASEFYRRSLFCFHNTVSLGKLFDVYLLMGRFDDAFALLGEGFSDDEKNERKERLENVKKIISGLEEAVEKGQLEEVIAVMNEVASYYKGAPIHNIMGVIAYLKGNFEEAYKFFFKTVTMNPLEKDYLMNLTDMAKKLGKEQEVIGLIDRLVKQG from the coding sequence ATGAATAAACAGGTCGATGTTCTTATTATTTCTTCGGATGTTGTAAATCAGGAGTTAATAGAATCTTTAAATGAGAACGGCGATTTTATTTCTGCTGTGTTCGTTTCTGGAAGTGAGAAAGAATTTTATTCTAATCTTGATTTAGATGTAAACTTTCTAAATCTTGATTCTTCTAATAAAGGCTTCTTAAGGAATAGGCTACTTGAAGCTTCTAAATCGCGTTATGTTTTGTATATTTCAGAAAGTACATCTCTTGATGATGATACGCTGGAAGAGCTGTTTTCAGCTTTTGAGGAAAGACCCGATGCCAATATAATATATCCCAACGAAGTTATTTTCTGGAGGGATGAGGAAACTGTTCGTAACTTTGATGAATATGCCGGAAGAGAGCTGGAACTTCTTCAGTCTTTAGCAATAGAAAATATGCTACCGGAGTTTGGAGTAATTGTTGATGCTAATTTTTTAAAAGAAAAAGGCGGTTTTGATGAGAGATTCTGGGATTACGAGTTCTATGATTTCATTTATAAACACATAAAGGACATCAAGTTAAAGTGGGCTGAATTTGCATTTGTAAATTCTACATTGCAAAGCAGTTTCATAGATACTTCCTACAGGAGCCTTGCAGTAAGGGAAGTGATTAATATTTATGACTGGAAGAAGGAAATATTTCCTTTACTTGGATGGGATAACAATGAAAATGTTGCCCTTGCAACGGCCAATACAATTATAGGAGATAGGATTGCTTCCTATATTGATTTTCTAAACGCTTCAGAATTTTACCGCCGTTCTCTCTTCTGCTTTCACAATACAGTTTCTCTTGGAAAACTTTTTGATGTTTACCTTTTAATGGGAAGGTTTGATGATGCTTTTGCCCTTCTTGGTGAAGGTTTTTCAGATGATGAAAAAAATGAAAGGAAAGAACGGTTAGAAAATGTCAAGAAAATTATTTCAGGTCTCGAGGAGGCAGTTGAAAAAGGACAGTTGGAAGAAGTTATTGCTGTTATGAATGAGGTTGCCAGCTATTATAAGGGTGCCCCTATACATAATATCATGGGGGTTATTGCTTACCTAAAGGGAAATTTTGAGGAAGCTTATAAATTTTTCTTTAAGACTGTGACAATGAATCCTCTTGAAAAGGATTATCTCATGAATCTTACTGATATGGCTAAAAAACTTGGAAAAGAGCAAGAGGTCATTGGCCTTATAGATAGACTTGTCAAGCAGGGGTGA
- a CDS encoding flagellin, whose translation MALRINYNFQADFTHANLLKTEANMNKSLERLATGYRINSAADDAAGLYIADQLKTYAVSLDQGIRNAQDGVSIAQIGQGALSEVYNILNDVKSKVIQASNTLDTQARQEIQQDINHLIDSVSKIFSDTEFNGMNLFASSATTFTIHYGGRTNQELAIVISTAQASAGTSSTAPSTVTIGTTGYAIDVTSQTSANAAVQTVDNLIKAVDDLAAKLGSYQIELEKIISNNQTTRVNTSEAESRIRNVDFAAEMANFTKNQILMQSGTAMLAQANQLPQLVLQLLR comes from the coding sequence ATGGCACTGCGAATTAACTACAACTTTCAAGCGGACTTTACCCACGCTAATCTTTTAAAAACTGAAGCAAACATGAACAAGTCCCTTGAAAGATTGGCAACAGGTTACAGAATCAACAGTGCGGCGGATGACGCTGCAGGTCTTTACATTGCTGACCAGCTTAAGACATACGCTGTGTCCCTTGACCAAGGTATCAGAAATGCTCAGGACGGTGTGAGCATTGCTCAGATTGGTCAGGGTGCGTTAAGTGAAGTTTACAACATTCTTAACGACGTGAAGTCAAAAGTTATCCAGGCTTCAAACACCCTTGACACACAGGCAAGACAGGAAATTCAGCAGGATATTAACCACCTTATTGATTCTGTTTCAAAGATTTTCAGCGATACAGAGTTTAACGGTATGAATCTTTTTGCCTCTTCTGCAACAACATTTACGATTCACTATGGAGGACGTACAAATCAGGAGTTGGCCATTGTTATTTCAACCGCTCAAGCATCAGCAGGTACTTCAAGTACTGCTCCATCTACAGTTACAATAGGAACTACAGGCTACGCTATTGACGTAACTTCACAGACAAGTGCTAACGCAGCTGTGCAGACGGTTGATAATCTCATTAAAGCTGTTGATGACCTTGCTGCAAAACTTGGTTCTTATCAGATTGAACTTGAAAAAATCATCAGCAACAATCAGACAACAAGAGTTAACACTTCTGAAGCAGAATCTCGTATCAGAAACGTTGATTTTGCTGCAGAGATGGCAAACTTCACCAAAAACCAGATTCTCATGCAATCCGGTACTGCCATGCTTGCTCAGGCAAACCAGCTTCCTCAACTTGTCCTACAGCTTCTCAGGTAA
- the fliS gene encoding flagellar export chaperone FliS, with product MVNPYLKMDVETASPVRQLVMLYEKAILCMSIAVKAIEDSDVKTKVDNILRAHDIVRVLNASLDMEKGGEIAKNLRALYDFIEESLLKVNTSNDTELLRRIIDIMVELKSAWEELESKL from the coding sequence ATGGTTAATCCTTATTTAAAAATGGACGTTGAGACAGCGTCACCTGTAAGACAACTGGTGATGCTTTATGAAAAGGCTATTCTGTGTATGAGCATTGCCGTTAAAGCAATTGAAGATAGCGATGTTAAAACGAAGGTTGATAATATCCTTAGAGCACATGATATAGTGAGAGTTTTAAACGCTTCCCTTGATATGGAAAAGGGCGGTGAGATAGCAAAGAATCTGCGGGCTCTCTATGATTTTATTGAGGAGTCTCTTTTGAAGGTTAACACCAGTAATGACACTGAACTTCTTAGAAGGATAATTGATATAATGGTAGAATTAAAGAGTGCGTGGGAGGAGTTAGAATCAAAACTTTAA
- the bioD gene encoding dethiobiotin synthase, translating to MIILVTGTDTGVGKTFFTVNFLRILIKSGKDVTGLKIVETGCNPVCEDARKISDVCGMEIPPIYSFKTPVAPAVAERLERRQIDVEYIKTKMLNMSKHYEILIAEGAGGIMVPISGSYTFLDLAREIADMVFVVALNKLGVINHTLLTVEVCKYNNIPVRGVFLNNFKASDVSAETNRETLSYLLDVPVYEFSDSSDFEKFVDII from the coding sequence ATGATAATTCTTGTTACCGGAACAGATACGGGTGTTGGCAAAACGTTTTTTACAGTTAACTTTTTAAGGATTTTAATTAAAAGTGGGAAAGATGTAACAGGGCTGAAGATAGTTGAGACAGGATGCAACCCTGTGTGTGAAGATGCCAGGAAGATTTCTGACGTATGCGGTATGGAAATACCGCCGATCTACTCTTTTAAAACACCAGTTGCACCCGCTGTTGCGGAAAGGCTGGAAAGAAGGCAGATAGATGTTGAATACATAAAAACGAAAATGCTGAATATGTCAAAACACTATGAGATTTTAATAGCGGAAGGTGCTGGGGGTATAATGGTTCCAATATCAGGAAGTTATACCTTCCTCGATTTAGCAAGAGAAATAGCAGATATGGTCTTTGTTGTTGCCTTGAATAAGTTGGGTGTAATTAACCATACACTTTTAACAGTTGAGGTTTGCAAATACAATAACATTCCGGTTAGGGGTGTTTTCTTAAACAACTTTAAAGCATCAGATGTCAGTGCGGAAACAAACAGAGAAACGCTGTCTTACCTTCTTGATGTGCCTGTTTATGAATTTTCCGATTCTTCTGACTTTGAGAAATTCGTGGATATTATTTGA